The genomic segment CGGCCTTCCGCCTCGACCTCGGGCACTTCCAGGGCGTGTCGGCGCGCGTGCTGCAGATCGGCGCCGTGGGTGGCGCGCAGGCCCCCATCGTGCTCAACCTGCGCGGCGAGAATCTCGGCAAGCTGGATGAGCTCTCTCAGACCACGCTCGAGAAGCTCCGCGACGTCCCGGGCCTGGTCGAGCTCAAATCGAGCCTGGAAGGGCGCAAGCCCGAAGTCGTGGTCGCGGTCAACCGCGATCTCGCCGCCGAGCTCGGTCTTTCGGTCGGGGCGGTGGGCGACGCATTGCGTCCGGTGCTCTCCGGACAGAAGGCCGGAGACTGGGAGGACCCCACCGGCCTCGCCCACGACGTCATCGTCCGCATGGCGCCGGAGGCGCGCACCTCGCAGGCCGACCTCGCGCGCATTCCGATCGCGACCTCGCAGATCGACCGGCGCACCGGCCAGCCGGTGATGGTGCCGCTCGGACAGGTCGCCACGTTCTCTCCTGGCGGCGCCCCCGACCGCATCGACCGCAAGAATCTGCAGCGCGTGGCCACGATCGAGGGCAACTATCAGAACCGGCCGCTCACCGATGTGGTGCGCGACATCCAGAGCCGGATCGGCACCTTGTCCCTGCCGGCCGGATACCGGTTCGACTTCGGCGGCGAACAGGAGGACTTCGTCGAGACCATCGGCTTCATGTCCGAATCGCTGGCCCTGGCGATCGTGTTCATCTATCTGATCCTGGCCTCGCAGTTCGGCAGCTTCCTCCAGCCGCTGGCGATCATGCTCTCGCTGCCGCTGTCGCTGATCGGAGTGATGCTGGGTCTTGCGGTGACGCGCGGCACGCTCAACATCATGAGCATGATCGGCATCATCATGCTCATGGGACTGGTGACCAAGAACGCGATCCTGCTGGTCGACTTCGCCAACGCCGCGCGCGAGCGCGGATTCAATCGCCGCGCAGCACTGGTGGAGGCCGGCGAGCTGCGCCTGCGCCCGATCGTGATGACCACGCTCGCGATGATCTTCGGCATGCTGCCGACCGCGCTGGCGCTCGGCCAGGGCGCCGAGTTCCGCGCACCCATGGCCCATGCGGTGATCGGCGGCCTCATCACCTCGACGCTGCTCACCTTGATCGTGGTGCCTGTGGTGTACACGCTGCTCGACGACTTCGGCACGCGAGTGCGCGGGCTGGTGCTGCGCTTCACGCAGCCTCCGGATCACGCGCGCTCGCACGTCGCTTCCGAGCCGGTCGCGGCGAAGGCGTCCCCGCGGCGCGAAACGACCGAGGCTGCGGCGCCAGAGCCGGCGCCAGAGCCCGAGCCCGCGCCCGCCGGTAGCGTGAGGTCATGATCCGTCCGGGCCGCGGGCGCGTCGTGAGGGCGACGGTGGCCATCCTGGCCATGGTCGCCCTCGGCGCTTGCGGCAAGGACCCCGCGAGCATCCACGCCAGCGGGATCATCGAGATGGACGAGATCGACGTGGCTTCGATGGTCGGCGGCCGCGTGGCGCGGATGATGGTCAACGAAGGCGACAGCGTCCGCGCAGGCGATACGCTGGCGGTCCTGTCACGTGACGAAGTGGCCGCCCAGCTGCTGGCTCAGGCGGCGGAGGCCGAGCGCGCCGCCGCGCAGTCCCAGGAGGTCGTCAAGGGACCGCGCGCACAGGAGGTCCGGATGGCGCGCGCCAACGTGGCCTCGCTCGAAGCTCAGCTCGTGGGCGCCGAGAAGAACTTCTCCCGGATGCAGGAGCTCTTCCGGCGTCAGGTCGTCTCGGAAGAGGAGATGGACAGGACACGGACCACTCGCGACGACCTCGTGGCCAAACGCGACGCGGCGCGCGAGCAGTTGAAGCTCCTGGAAGCCGGGAGCCGCCGTGAGGACATCGTGGCCGCGCGCGGGGCCGCCGAGGCGGCGCGCGCCACCGCATTGGGCGCGCAGAGCCGGCTGCGCGAGCTGGTGCTGATCGCGCCGGTCGCCGGTGTGGTGCTGCTGCGCAACTTCGAGCCCGGTGAGCTGGTGGGCGTGGGCTCACCGGTGGTGACGCTCGGCAACCCCGACAGTCTGTGGATGCGGGCCTACGTGGCGGCGCCTGAGATCAGCCGCATCCGCCGCGGCGCCGACGCGCAGATCCACCTCGGCAAAGGCGACAAGCGGCGCTTTCCCGGCACGGTGTCGGAGATCGCCACCAAGGCGGAGTTCACGCCGCGCGCGGCGCTCACCGAGGAAGAGCGCGCCAACATCGTGTTCGCGGTGAAGATCATGCTGGCTCCGAGCAACGGCCAGCTCAAGGCCGGGCTGCCGGCCGACGCGACGATCCAGGCCGTGAAGGCCGGCTCGTGAGCGACCCGCCCGGCGCATCCCCCGCCGATCGCGCGCCGCCGCGCGCCCCCACCCATGTCGTCGAGGTTCGCGGTCTCTCCAAGCACTTCGCCGAGGTGCAGGCGGTGAACGACATCACCTTCGACATCCACCGCGGCGAGATCTTCGGCATCCTCGGACCCAACGGCTCGGGCAAGACCACGACCATCCGCGTGCTGTGCGGTCTGATGGCTCCGACGTCGGGGACCGCGAAGGTGGCCGGCTTCGACGTCGCGACACGATCCGAGGACGTGAAGTCGCACATCGGCTACATGTCGCAGGCCTTCGGCCTCTATCGCGACCTCACCGCCGCCGAGAACCTGCGCTTCTATGGCGGGCTCTACGGTCTCGAGTCTCGCCTTCCCGAGCGCATCGAGTGGGCGCGCGAGCGGATGATGCTCTCCGAGATCATGGACCGCATGGTGGCGCCGCTCTCCGGCGGCCAGAAGCAGCGGCTGGCCCTGGGCTGCGCGATGCTCCACCAGCCTCCGGTGCTGTTCCTCGACGAGCCCACCGCGGGAGTCGATCCCGGCGCGCGCCGGCTGTTCTGGAAGATCATCCGCAGCCTTTCCGCCGAAGGCACCACGATCATCGTGACCACCCACTACATGGACGAGGCAGAGCACTTCGACCGGCTCGCCTTCCTCTCCAAAGGGCATCTGACCGCGCTCGGCACACCCGAAGAAGTGCGCATGTCGTTCGGAAAAGGGCTCTCGCTCGAGGACATCTTCGTCCAGCTCCAGGAGCAGGCGACGTGAACGGCGAGCGGCTGCGCTCGATCTTCTGGAAGGAATTCATCCAGATGCGCCGCGACCGCACCACGCTCGGACTCATGCTGGGCGTGCCGGTCATGCAGCTCCTGCTGTTCGGATTCGCCATCCGGCAGGAGGTGCGCAACCTTCCGACCATGGTGTTCGACATGAGCCGCACCCAGGAGAGCCGGCTGCTGGCCCAGCAGTTCGAGGCCACCGACAACTTCCATCTGGTCGGCGACGTCGGCTCGTACGCGGACGCCATCGAGGCCGTGGACGCCGGCCAGGCGCGCGCCGTGCTGGTGATCCCCGACACCTACGCGCGTGATCTCAAACGCGGCCGCCCGACCGAGGTGCAGGTGCTGGTCGACGCCACCGATCCCACCGGCGCCAACACCGCGATCGGCGCGGCGCTGCTCGTCGGCCAGCGCGCCAACGTCCAGATCCTCTCGGCGCGCACGCCGGGCCTTACCAGCCCCCTGCCGGTCGACATGCGGGTCCGGCCGCTCTACAACCCGGCGCTCAACAGCGCCTTGTTCATCGTGCCCGGCATCATCGGCATGATCCTGTCCAACATCCTGATCGTGACCACCGCCATGGCGGTGGTGCGCGAGCGGGAGCACGGGACGCTCGAGCAGCTGATCGTCACGCCGCTCACCCGCAGCGAGATCATGCTGGGCAAGATCGCGCCGTACGCGCTGGTGGGCCTGGTGCAGATCAGCGCGGTGCTCGTGGTCGGCCACCTGCTGTTCCACGTCCCGGTGCGCGGCAATCTGCTGATCGCGTATCTGGTGTCGTTCATCTTCATCATCGCCAACCTCGGCCTCGGCCTCTTCATCTCGACCCTCGCCACCAACCAGGCGCAGGCAATGCAGATATCCTTCTTCTTCCTGCTCCCCAACGTGCTGCTCTCCGGCTTCATGTTCCCGCGCGAGGCCATGCCGATCGGCGCGCGCTGGATCGGCTATGGCATACCGCTCACCTGGTTCCTGCAGGTGATCCGCGGCGTGCTGCTCAAGGGCGTGGGCCTGGCCGAGCTGTGGCCGCAGACCTTGGCGCTGGTGGGATTCGCGCTGCTCTTCTTCACCTTCTCGACGCTGCGCTTCCACAAGCAGCTCGAGTAATCTGCGCCCATGGCACTCCATCCCGTGGTGACCGTCCCCGAGGGCCTGCGCACGCAGCGCCTGCTGCTGCGTCCTTTGCTCGCCGCCGACGCCGAGCGCGACTACGCCGCGGTCATGTCCGACCCCGCGGCGTTGCGGCGCTGGAGCCAGAGCGACTGGCCGAGCGACGACTTCACGCTGGCCGAGAACCTGGCGGACCTCGAGCGCCACGAGCGGGAGCACAAGGACGGCATCGCGTTCACGTTCACCGTGCTGAGCCCCGACGGCGGACGCTGTCTCGGGTGCGTGTACCTGACGCCGGTGTTCAAGGAGGCGGCGAACCTTTGCCGCGGTGCCGCGTATCCGGTCCAGCTCGGCTTCTGGGTGCGCTCTTCCGAGGTCGCGTCCGATCTCGACCGGCATCTTTTCGAGGCCCTTCGCCGGTGGCTCCGGAACGACTGGGCCTTCGACTGCGTGACGCTGGCCATCAGCGTGAAGGACGAGCGCCAGGAGCAGGTGGTCCGCGATGCGGGTCTCGGTCCCGGGGCGTCGCTGCTGCTGGGCGACGGTCGCGAGTGCTGGGCCTTCGTGGAGTGGCTGCAGAACACCCGACCGACGACGTGAATCACCTCCAGCTGGAAGGACTGCTGTTCTGGTTTCCGGCCTTCGTCCTGAGCACCACCTTCCACGAGGCCGCACACGCATGGGCCGCGATGCGCGGTGGCGACCCCACCGCCTATCGAGGCGGTCAGGTGAGTCTCTCGCCCTGGCCGCACATTCGACGCGAGCCGATCGGCATGCTGATCCTGCCGCTGCTCACGTCGATGACCCAGGGATGGGCGATCGGCTGGGCGAGCGCGCCGTTCGATCCCGAATGGGCCTCGAGGCATCCGCGTCGCGCGGCGCTCATGGCCGCGGCGGGCCCGGCCGCGAATCTGTTGCTGGCATTGGCGGCGCTGGTCGTGATCAAGCTGGGGCTGGTGATCGGGCTATTCGATCCGGCGACCGCGGGCATGCACGCGTGGTCCGAGCTGGTCGTTCCCGCCGCCGCTCATGACGGCGAGCTCGCGGCTTTCGGAGCGCGCGCGCTCTCGGTCCTGCTCTCGCTCAATGTGCTCCTCGCCATCTTCAACCTGATTCCACTTCCTCCGCTGGACGGCGCCGGTGTGATCGACATCCTGCTGCCGCCCCACATGGCGGGGATCATGAGGCGCCTCGGGCCGGTGGGCTCGATCCTTGGACTGTTCGTCGCATGGAGGGTCTTCCCCATGCTCATCCCGCCGATCCGTGACGCGGTGGAGCGGCTGGTCGGCGGCTAGGACGGGAGTCCTAGCTCGATTCGGGGAGATCGACGGCCGTGGAGTCGGTCGCCTGCAACAAGGCCCGGGCTCGCTCGGCGTCGTTCCGATGCACCTGGATCTCGATGCTGCCGGTGACGAGGTTCGGACCCGCAAGCCGGCCGATGCCCATGAAGTCCTGGAGCATCTCGCCCTGGGCGAACGCGTCGATGCCTTCCGACTCGAGCACCGACTTCACCACCGGGAGGAGCGTCGCATCGCTGGTGACGAGGACGGTCTCGAGGTCTTCCCACTCGTAATCGGGTTCCTCGGAACCCTCGGGCAGGGGCGGATCTTCCACGAGCTCCGCGCCGCAGTCGGTACAGATGGTCGCATCCGCCTGGTACTCGGTCCGGCAGTTCGGACAGTACACGGCCCCTCCTCTCTCTCACCCCGCCGGGATCATGATCTCGTTCGTGAACGAAGGCGAGACCTTTCGGCGACGGGTTGCAGCAGCTTGTGTGCAAGCGCGCTGAGGGCTACGTGCGAGGTGCGTCGATCGACGAAGCGCACTCCTGGGGATCGCCGCGGCGCATCCTCGAGCATCCCGCGCCACACTTCGACCTCGATCGCGCGGTGAGTAATGGTGTGTCGCACGCGTCTCTCCGTGGGCCGCAGCCGTGCCCGCACGCCGATGGCGGCGAGCGAATCGCCGAGACCTCGCCGGGCAGAAGTGCCTGACGTGAGCTCGACGCCCGGCGGCTCCCACAGACCTTCGAGCAGAGCACCCTCGCGCCGGGTCATCAGCACCCGGCCGCCGCGCTCGATCAACACCACCGCCCGGCGCACCCGCAGAGTCGGGCGTCGTGGAGCCACGGGTGGAAAACCTTCCGGCCGGCCCAGGGCCCGGGCCCGGCACCAAGTCCTGACGGGGCATGAAGTGCAAAGCGGGCGCCTCGGAATGCAAATGGTGGCCCCCAGCTCCATCAAGGCCTGGTTCCAGTCCCCGGGCGTTCGCATCGGAACCAGTGTGTCCGCGAGCGCCCAGAGACGCCTGGCGCCGGCGGCGTCGCGAATGGAAACGGGCAAGGCGAAGAAGCGGGACAGCACACGGGCGACATTGCCATCAAGCACCGGCAGAGGCCGGTCGAAAGCAATGGAGAGCACGGCGCCCGCCGTGTAGCGGCCGACTCCGGGAAGCAGACGGAAGGCCTCGGGGTCGTTCGGCACCCGGCCGCCATGCTCGCTCACCACGAGCCGCGCCGCGGCATGAAAGTGGCGAGCGCGACGGTAGTAGCCAAGACCTGACCAGGCCGCGAGCACCCGCGTCTCGGAAGCGGCGGCGAGATCGCCGACGTTAGGAAAGCGTTTCAGGAACGCGGCGTAGAATGGAAGGGCGGTCGTGACCTGGGTCTGCTGGAGCATGACCTCCGAGACCCAGACGCGATAGGGATCGCGAGTCCGGCGCCAGGGCAGGTCCCGCCGGTGACGGCGGTACCAGGCGAGCAACGGACGCCGCCACGAGAGGAGCTCACGCGACATGGGGTCCACCGAAGGCATCCGAGCGGATTTCGAGCAGCTGGTCAAGCGCCCGGAGTCTTCGTTCGACCTCGCCCGTGCCGCGCTGCTGATCGCCGCCGAGTCCAACCCCGACGTCGACGTCGACGCCACGCTCCACACGCTCGACAGCTGGGCGGACGAGCTGCGCAGGCGCCTCCAGCCGGAGTGGAACAACCTCCAGAAGCTGGCGCGGCTCCGGAACTTCGTTTTCGAGGAGCTGCACTTTCGCGGCGACCAGGAGGACTACTACAGCCCGAGCAACTCGATGCTCAACGAAGTCATGGAGCGCCGCCTCGGCGTTCCGCTCACGTTGAGCATCGTGTTCATGGAGCTGGGCTGGCGAATCGGAATCCCGTTCGAAGGCGTCGGCTTTCCCGGGCACTTCCTGGTTCGGCTGACCGGAGAGCCCCGGGATCTGCTGCTCGATCCCTATCGCGACGGGATGTCGGTTCACGAGGAGGACTGCCATCGCATGCTGCGCGAGATCTCGGGCGGCAAGCTCGAGCTGCGCGACGCGCATCTGCACTCGGTTTCCAAGCACGACATGATCGCGCGGCTTCTGATGAACTTGAAGGGCGCCTATCTGCGCGCCGAGGACGATGCCGGCGCCCTGTCGGCCGTGGACCGGCTGCTGGTGCTGCGTCCGGGCGACCTCGAGGAGATTCGCGATCGCGGCCTCCTCCTCTACCGCCTGCGCCGCTACTGGCCGGCCCTGCGGGACATCGAGCACTACCTCGAGCAGCGGCCCGACGCCCCGGACAAGGAGGCGCTCGAGGTGCACGTGCGGCATCTCCACCGCCTGGTCTCGAGCCTGAACTAGGATCTTCCGCTCTCCCGAATCGCACGTAACCCCACCCAGAACCGGCCCCGTAACTCGAGTCCTGGTCGCGCGCTCGGGCACGTTACGCACCCTCTGTTACTCCCCCCGGCTCTCGACTCCTGCCATGTTCGTCGCTGTCCTGACCTTGCGGTGTCGGGATGAATCAAGCCAGTGCCACGTCGATCAGGTGGCTCCGGATCTGGACACCCGCTGAAACCCGACCACTGGGGGTAGCTGGTGGGGCTAAAGCGAACCTTTCCGGGGCCATCCCGACGGGGCAAAGGTCCAGAGGTCCGGTCGCTCAGGGAGAGTGGCCGGGCCATGAGCAAGAAAGAAAAGAGCATCGAGGTTCGGTCGCTCAAGGGAGTGCGGCTGGACGGAGATGCTGCGGATCGGGCGCCGGCGCACCAACGAGCATCCTGCTTCGTATTCCGGGTTGGACGCCGGACCCGACCAAGAGCTGAGCGACCTGGTTCGAGCCAGGGCCGATCTCGGCCGCCCCTCTCAAAGCCTCCCAGCGGCCCTGCGCCGATCCGCTAGACTCCGCGCGTCATGATCGGGAAGACGCTCTCGGATCGTTATCGCATCGATGCCTTGCTGGGACGTGGCGGGATGGGCGCGGTGTATCGTGCGCACGATCTCCGGCTCGGCCGCGATGTCGCCGTCAAGGTGGTCGAAGGCGGAGGTCTCGGCATCGAAGCGCGCCGGAGGCTCCTCCACGAGGCGCGCGCCGCCGCCACGCTCAACCATCCTCATATCGTCGCGGTCCACGACGCCGGCGAAGCGGACGACCAGCCGTTCGTGGTCATGGAGCTGGTGAGCGGCGGCAGCCTTCGCGGACACCCGCCGCTCGGCTTCACCCAGATCATCGCGGTCGGCCGCCAGCTCTGCGAGGCGCTCGAGCACGCGCACGACAAAGGCATCGTCCACCGCGATCTCAAGCCGGAGAATGTGCTGATCGCCGAGGACGGCCATCCCGAGGTGAAGCTCGCCGACCTCGGGCTCGCCATCACCGGCACCGACTCGCGGCTGACCCAGAGCGGCATGCTGCTCGGCACCGCGGCTTACATGGCGCCGGAGCAGGCGATGGGCGTGCCGGTCGACGGGCGAGCCGATCTCTACGCGCTCGGCGCGCTGCTCTACGAGATGGTCGCCGGCCGGCCGCCCTTCCCGGGCGATGATCCGATCGCGGTCGTCTCGCAGCACCTGCACGCGCCGGTGGTGCCCGCGATCACCTACCGTCCCGATCTTCCTCCGGCGCTCGACGCGCTCATCCTCAAGCTGCTGGCCAAACGCCCCGAGGACCGCTTCGCGAAGGCAGCCGACGTGGACACGGCGCTCGCGGCCGTGCGCTCCGCCGATCTTCCGGCGGTGAAACCGGCCGCGGCGGGCAACGATTCGGTCCGGCTCCTCGATCAGCTGGCGCGCGGCCGCCTGGTCGGGCGCGGTGCGGAGCTGGCGCATCTCAGAGATTTCTGGTCGCGCGCCGAGCGCGGCCAGGGGCACATGGCCCTGATCTCGGGCGAGCCGGGCGTGGGGAAGACGCGGCTCGCGCGCGAGCTCGCCGTCTACGCCCGGCTGCAGGGGGCATGGGTCCTGCAGGGCGGCTGCTACGAGTTCGAGGCCACGACGCCCTATCTCCCGTTCCTCGAGGCGCTGCGCGGCTGGGTGCGCGGCCGAGATCCCGAGCGGCTTCGCTCCGCACTGGGTTCGATGGCGCCTGAGCTGGCCAAGCTCGCACCCGAGATCGAGGCCAAGCTCGGTCCCCAGCCGCCCAACCCGACGCTCTCGCCTTCGGAAGAGCGGCTGCGCTTGTTCGATCACGTGGTGCGCTTCCTGAGCGCGTTGGCCGACGAGCGCGGACTCCTGCTGGTGCTCGACGACCTGCACTGGGCGGATCACGGCACGCTGGCGCTGCTCCACTACCTGTTGCGCCAGACTCGCGAGAGCCGGCTCATGGTGCTCGGCATGTACCGCGAGGCCGAGCTGGATCGCGCGCATCCGCTGCAGAAGTCGCTGGTCGAGTGGAACAAGGAGCGCCTCGCCACCCGCGTGCCGCTCTCGCGCCTTTCGCTCGCCGACACCTCCACGATGCTGGCCGTGATGTTCGGACAGGAGACCGTGAGCCCCGACTTCGCGGCGGCGCTGCACCGGGAGACCGAAGGCAATCCGTTCTTCGTCGAAGAGGTGGTGAAGGCGCTGATCGAGCAAGGCCAGATCTACCGCGAGCGCGGAGAGTGGCAGCGGCACGATGTCGGCGAGCTCGCGATCCCTCAGAGCATCAAGGCCGCGGTGAGCCGCCGGCTCGAGCGGTTGACGCCCGCCACCACCGAAGTGCTGCAGACCGCGGCCGCGCTCGGCAAGGTGTTCGAGTTCCAGGAGCTGGCGGCCGCGACCGCGGTGGCCGAGAACCCGCTGCTCGACGCGCTCGATGAAGCGAGCGCGTCCCAGCTCATCCGTGCCGAGAGCGGCGAGAACTTCGCCTTCACCCACGACAAGATCCGCGAAGTGCTGCACGAGGAGCTGAATCCCATCCGCCAGCGCCGGCTCCATCAGCGCATCGGAGAGAGCCTGGAGAACCTGTACTC from the Candidatus Eisenbacteria bacterium genome contains:
- a CDS encoding HlyD family efflux transporter periplasmic adaptor subunit; its protein translation is MIRPGRGRVVRATVAILAMVALGACGKDPASIHASGIIEMDEIDVASMVGGRVARMMVNEGDSVRAGDTLAVLSRDEVAAQLLAQAAEAERAAAQSQEVVKGPRAQEVRMARANVASLEAQLVGAEKNFSRMQELFRRQVVSEEEMDRTRTTRDDLVAKRDAAREQLKLLEAGSRREDIVAARGAAEAARATALGAQSRLRELVLIAPVAGVVLLRNFEPGELVGVGSPVVTLGNPDSLWMRAYVAAPEISRIRRGADAQIHLGKGDKRRFPGTVSEIATKAEFTPRAALTEEERANIVFAVKIMLAPSNGQLKAGLPADATIQAVKAGS
- the ccmA gene encoding heme ABC exporter ATP-binding protein CcmA gives rise to the protein MSDPPGASPADRAPPRAPTHVVEVRGLSKHFAEVQAVNDITFDIHRGEIFGILGPNGSGKTTTIRVLCGLMAPTSGTAKVAGFDVATRSEDVKSHIGYMSQAFGLYRDLTAAENLRFYGGLYGLESRLPERIEWARERMMLSEIMDRMVAPLSGGQKQRLALGCAMLHQPPVLFLDEPTAGVDPGARRLFWKIIRSLSAEGTTIIVTTHYMDEAEHFDRLAFLSKGHLTALGTPEEVRMSFGKGLSLEDIFVQLQEQAT
- a CDS encoding ABC transporter permease gives rise to the protein MNGERLRSIFWKEFIQMRRDRTTLGLMLGVPVMQLLLFGFAIRQEVRNLPTMVFDMSRTQESRLLAQQFEATDNFHLVGDVGSYADAIEAVDAGQARAVLVIPDTYARDLKRGRPTEVQVLVDATDPTGANTAIGAALLVGQRANVQILSARTPGLTSPLPVDMRVRPLYNPALNSALFIVPGIIGMILSNILIVTTAMAVVREREHGTLEQLIVTPLTRSEIMLGKIAPYALVGLVQISAVLVVGHLLFHVPVRGNLLIAYLVSFIFIIANLGLGLFISTLATNQAQAMQISFFFLLPNVLLSGFMFPREAMPIGARWIGYGIPLTWFLQVIRGVLLKGVGLAELWPQTLALVGFALLFFTFSTLRFHKQLE
- a CDS encoding GNAT family N-acetyltransferase, producing MALHPVVTVPEGLRTQRLLLRPLLAADAERDYAAVMSDPAALRRWSQSDWPSDDFTLAENLADLERHEREHKDGIAFTFTVLSPDGGRCLGCVYLTPVFKEAANLCRGAAYPVQLGFWVRSSEVASDLDRHLFEALRRWLRNDWAFDCVTLAISVKDERQEQVVRDAGLGPGASLLLGDGRECWAFVEWLQNTRPTT
- a CDS encoding site-2 protease family protein: MNHLQLEGLLFWFPAFVLSTTFHEAAHAWAAMRGGDPTAYRGGQVSLSPWPHIRREPIGMLILPLLTSMTQGWAIGWASAPFDPEWASRHPRRAALMAAAGPAANLLLALAALVVIKLGLVIGLFDPATAGMHAWSELVVPAAAHDGELAAFGARALSVLLSLNVLLAIFNLIPLPPLDGAGVIDILLPPHMAGIMRRLGPVGSILGLFVAWRVFPMLIPPIRDAVERLVGG
- a CDS encoding DUF2007 domain-containing protein, which codes for MYCPNCRTEYQADATICTDCGAELVEDPPLPEGSEEPDYEWEDLETVLVTSDATLLPVVKSVLESEGIDAFAQGEMLQDFMGIGRLAGPNLVTGSIEIQVHRNDAERARALLQATDSTAVDLPESS
- the mutY gene encoding A/G-specific adenine glycosylase; translation: MSRELLSWRRPLLAWYRRHRRDLPWRRTRDPYRVWVSEVMLQQTQVTTALPFYAAFLKRFPNVGDLAAASETRVLAAWSGLGYYRRARHFHAAARLVVSEHGGRVPNDPEAFRLLPGVGRYTAGAVLSIAFDRPLPVLDGNVARVLSRFFALPVSIRDAAGARRLWALADTLVPMRTPGDWNQALMELGATICIPRRPLCTSCPVRTWCRARALGRPEGFPPVAPRRPTLRVRRAVVLIERGGRVLMTRREGALLEGLWEPPGVELTSGTSARRGLGDSLAAIGVRARLRPTERRVRHTITHRAIEVEVWRGMLEDAPRRSPGVRFVDRRTSHVALSALAHKLLQPVAERSRLRSRTRS
- a CDS encoding transglutaminase-like domain-containing protein, whose protein sequence is MGSTEGIRADFEQLVKRPESSFDLARAALLIAAESNPDVDVDATLHTLDSWADELRRRLQPEWNNLQKLARLRNFVFEELHFRGDQEDYYSPSNSMLNEVMERRLGVPLTLSIVFMELGWRIGIPFEGVGFPGHFLVRLTGEPRDLLLDPYRDGMSVHEEDCHRMLREISGGKLELRDAHLHSVSKHDMIARLLMNLKGAYLRAEDDAGALSAVDRLLVLRPGDLEEIRDRGLLLYRLRRYWPALRDIEHYLEQRPDAPDKEALEVHVRHLHRLVSSLN
- a CDS encoding AAA family ATPase; this translates as MIGKTLSDRYRIDALLGRGGMGAVYRAHDLRLGRDVAVKVVEGGGLGIEARRRLLHEARAAATLNHPHIVAVHDAGEADDQPFVVMELVSGGSLRGHPPLGFTQIIAVGRQLCEALEHAHDKGIVHRDLKPENVLIAEDGHPEVKLADLGLAITGTDSRLTQSGMLLGTAAYMAPEQAMGVPVDGRADLYALGALLYEMVAGRPPFPGDDPIAVVSQHLHAPVVPAITYRPDLPPALDALILKLLAKRPEDRFAKAADVDTALAAVRSADLPAVKPAAAGNDSVRLLDQLARGRLVGRGAELAHLRDFWSRAERGQGHMALISGEPGVGKTRLARELAVYARLQGAWVLQGGCYEFEATTPYLPFLEALRGWVRGRDPERLRSALGSMAPELAKLAPEIEAKLGPQPPNPTLSPSEERLRLFDHVVRFLSALADERGLLLVLDDLHWADHGTLALLHYLLRQTRESRLMVLGMYREAELDRAHPLQKSLVEWNKERLATRVPLSRLSLADTSTMLAVMFGQETVSPDFAAALHRETEGNPFFVEEVVKALIEQGQIYRERGEWQRHDVGELAIPQSIKAAVSRRLERLTPATTEVLQTAAALGKVFEFQELAAATAVAENPLLDALDEASASQLIRAESGENFAFTHDKIREVLHEELNPIRQRRLHQRIGESLENLYSAHLDTHVEDLAYHFARSGDLKKGLAYSKRAAVQATRLHALEEAIDFYDRARECAEELELTPELAEIEECLGNVWWAFGESGPAVQHYERAVGLTGDRSQKLSVQSKIGEVLGRIGDPRGLPILEAVRAELDAEKQPADMSRVLSMIGRYHHYRGQHRKAVEYLEQARALAERLEDHLPRALVYSHLAGAYQHLTEFEESNRWARREEEMGAAVSDPYVRAVGHEFQAENASIQGRWDDALHHAARDREWGEKAQSQERVAWSEFAATAGHFGKGDLAAARATAQSGLARAERIGEKRVAGLIRLILSGIAREAGDAGASGLAEQVLMEAKALELVHHQVEAHLALAEIAMREERWMEAYAHGQAAHDILRGRDARANPLRFAHVRAEVLVRLERWDEALAAIEDAEDRARFAQAPHHLALAMRVRALWTARTDPAKARALFDEAIGAFQKLGSRIEVARTLYERGLLRRREGDTEGARADFQRAVEIAKACGARPLMERAELAAREPATR